CCCTGGTGGCACTGCTCGAAGACCTGCGCGAACAGCTCGGCGGCGCGCTGGCCGTGGTGTCGGGCCGCCAGATCGATGCCATCGACCGCTTCCTTGCGCCGCTGCGCCTGCCTGCCGCCGGCGAGCACGGCGTGCAGCGGCGCGACTCGCAGGGCCGCATGCAGGAGCAGCACGCGCCCGACCTCGTGCCCATCCTGGACGTTGCCAACGAACTGGCCCGGGTGCATGAAGGCCTGCTGGTGGAGCGCAAGCATGCGGCCATCGCGCTGCACTATCGGCTCGCACCGCAGCTGGAAGCCGTGTGCCGCGATGCCATGTCGCGCGCCATCACGGGCCGGCCGCTGCTCGAACTCCTGCACGGCAAGTTCGTGTTCGAGGTCAAGCCCGTCGGAGTCAACAAGGGTCTTGCCATCGAGGCCTTCATGAACGAGGCTCCGTTCGCGGGGCGCCTGCCGGTCTTTGCCGGCGACGACACCACCGACGAGAGCGGCTTCGCGGTGGTGCAGCCGCGCGGCGGCGTCGGCATCAAGGTCGGCTCGGGCCCGAGCCTGGCGCTGCACCGGCTCGAATCGCCGCGCGCGGTCTACGAATGGCTGGTGCAGCTGCGCGACCAGCTGGCCGCGCCGGCCCACAAGAAAAACGGCGAATCCCCGAGGAGCGACGGATGAGCGAGCTGCAACTGTCGAAGGCACCCGAGGACCGCGCGGGCATCTCCCTTTCCGGCGCGGCCGGGCCGGCCGACCAGGCGCCGGTCGATCCGCACGCTGCGGCATCGGCCGTGCCGCGCGGCTTCGGGGCGCCGGCCGAGCCTTCGCTCAACGTCGGCGTGATCGGCAACTGCGCCTACAGCGCGCTCATCGATGCACGCGGGCGCGCCGTGTGGTGCTGCCTGCCGCGCTTCGACGGCGATCCAGTCTTCAATGCGCTGCTGCACCCGGGCGAGGATGCCGGCGCCTGGGCCATCGAGATCGAGGACTTCGCCTCCAGCAAGCAGTGGTACGAACCCAATACCGCGGTGCTGCGCACGCAGCTGTTCGACAGCGCCGGCCAGGGCATCGAGATCACCGACTTTGCGCCGCGCTTCTACAGCCGCTCGCGCTACTTCCGACCGCTGATGATGGTGCGCCGCGTGCGCCCGATTGCCGGCGCGCCGCGCATCCGCGTGGCGCTCGATCCACGCTTCCAGTGGGGCGCCTCGGCGCCGCTGGAGGTCACGCGCGGCAGCAACCACATCCGCTACGTGGGGCCGGACGTGACGCTGCGGCTCAACACCGACGCATCGATCTCGCACATTCTTTCGCGCCAGCCTTTCGTGCTTTCGCGCGAATACAACTTCATGTTCGGCGTCGACGAAACCCTGCTCGAGGGCATTGCCGACACCGCGCGCAGCTTCGAGCAGGAAACCATCTCCTACTGGCGCACCTGGAGCAAGCGGCTCGCGATTCCGTTCGAATACCAGGACGCGGTGATCCGCGCGGCCATCACGCTCAAGCTCTCGCTCTACGAAGATACCGGCGCCATCGTCGCCGCCATGACCACGAGCATTCCCGAGGCGCCGGGCAGCCAGCGCAACTGGGACTACCGCTACTGCTGGCTGCGCGATGCCTTCTTCGTGGTGCGCGCGCTCAACTCGCTGAGCGAGGTCGGCACCATGGAAGACTATCTGCGCTGGCTCGGCAACGTGGTGATCGGCTCGCACGGCGAGCACATCCAGCCGCTCTACGGCATCGGGCTGGAACGCGAACTGCCCGAATCGATGGTCGACAACCTGCAGGGCTACCGCGGCATGGGGCCGGTGCGCGTGGGCAACCAGGCGCAGGAGCACTTCCAGCACGACGTCTACGGCAACATCGTGCTCGGCGCGGCGCAGGCCTTCCATGACCACCGGCTGCTCGCCCGTGCGGGCGTGGCCGAGTTTCCGCACCTCGAGGCGGTGGGCGAGCAGGCCGTCCGCGTGTACGGCACGCCCGACGCCGGCATGTGGGAGCTGCGCACCCGCGCCCGTGTGCACACCAGCTCGGCGCTCATGAGCTGGGCCGCCTGCGACCGGCTCGCCAAGATCGCGCGCGCGCTGGCGCTGCCCGAACGCGCCGCCTACTGGCACGGCCACGCCGCGCGCATGAAGGAAGAAATTTTGGCCAAGTCGTGGTGCGAGGAGCGCCAGGCCTTTGCCGAAAGCTTCGGCGGCCATGAGCTCGACGCCAGCATCCTGCTGATGGTGGAGGTGGGACTGATCGACGCGCGCGACCCGCGCTTCATCTCCACCGTCGACGCCATGGAAAAGTCGCTCTGCGACGGCCCCTACATGCGCCGCTACGAAGCGGCCGACGATTTCGGCAAACCCGAGACCGCCTTCAACATCTGCACCTTCTGGCGCATCGACGCGCTCGCCAAGATCGGCCGCAAGGCCGAGGCGCGCCAGATCTTCGAGACCATGCTGGCGGCGCGCAACCCGCTCGGCCTGCTCTCGGAAGACACGCACCCCGTCACGGGCGAGATGTGGGGCAACTTTCCGCAGACGTACTCGATGGTCGGCATCATCAATGCGGCGGTGCGGCTGTCGGCGCCTTGGGATTCGTGCATATGAGCGCCGCGCCGGGCCGCCCCAAGCAAGCTCGCCCCCGCTCGGCGGGGAGGCGCGCAGCGCCAGGGGTGCACCAATGAGCCGGCTTGTCGTTGTCTCCAACCGCGTGGCCGACCCGCGCAAGCCTGCGGCCGGCGGCCTGGCCGTGGCGCTCGGCGAGAGCCTGCAGCAAAGCGGCGGCCTGTGGTTCGGCTGGAGCGGCCAGATCGTCGAGAACGGCCCCACGGGCGAAGGCGAGCTGCACATGCAGCAGGCCGGGAAGGTCACGCTCGCCACCATCGACCTGAGCCGCGAGGATCACGACAGCTACTACCTGGGCTACAGCAACGACGTGCTGTGGCCGGTGTTCCACAACCGCCTCGACCTCGCCCACTTCGACGCCGGCTTCATCGGCGGCTACCGGCGCGTGAACCAGCTGTTCGCACGCAAGCTCAAGCCGATGCTGAAGGACGACGACGTCATCTGGATCCACGACTACCACCTGATGCCGCTGGCGGCCGAGCTGCGCGGCATGGGCTGCAGGCAGCGCATCGGCTTCTTCCTGCACATTCCGCTGCCGCCACAGATCATCATCGCGGCCGTTCCGCAGCACGAATGGCTCATGCGCTCGCTGTTCGCCTACGACCTGATCGGCTTCCAGGCGCAGCAGGACGTGCAGCATTTCGAGCACTACGTGCGCAACGAGGCGCATGGCGAATACCTCGGCGACGAGATGTACCGCGCCTACGGCCAGACGGTGCGTTGCAGCGCCTTTCCGATCGGCATCGACGTCGACGAGTTCGCGGCGCTCACGCATGCGAAGGAGTCGCGCGACATGTTCGAGACCATGAAGCGCGAGTACTCGCAGCGCCGGCTGCTGCTGGGCATCGACCGGCTCGACTACTCCAAGGGCATTCCCCAGCGCGTGCGTGCCTTTCGCGAGCTGCTCGCCAACTATCCGGAGAACCGCCGCAGCGCCACGCTGATCCAGATCGCCTCGCCCACGCGCGAAACCGTCGATGCCTATGGCGACATCCGGCGCGAGCTCGAATCGCTGTGCGGCGCCATCAACGGCGATTACGGCGAACTCGACTGGATGCCGGTGCGCTACATCCACCGCATGGTGGCGCGCAAGCGCGTGCCGGGGCTGTGCCGCGCGGCCGCGGTCGGGCTGGTGACGCCGCTGCGCGACGGCATGAACCTGGTCGCCAAGGAGTACATCGCGGCGCAGGACCCGGCCGACCCGGGCGTGCTGGTGCTGTCGCGCTTCGCCGGCGCGGCCGAGCAGCTGAAGGAAGCGCTGCTGGTGAATCCGTACGACACGCACGGCACGGCCGAGACCGTGCAGCAGGCGCTGCAGATGCCACTCGAGGAGCGGCGCGAGCGGCACCAGAAGCTGCTGTCGCGCATCCGCGAGCAGGACATCCATTGGTGGCGGCGCGGCTTTCTCGAGGCGCTGCGCCATGCCGCGAGCCAGCGCTAGCCAGGCCGCCGCCCGCTCAGCTTCCGGTCAACAGCCGCACCAGCCGCATCACCGGCCGGGGCTCGGCGGGCCGTGCCGCCGGTGACTGCTGCGGCGCGTGCACGCGCAGCCGCACCGGCGCCAGCGCCGACAGTTCGATCCAGCCGCCGCGTTCCAGGCGATGCACGTCGCCCTCGTTCAGCACGGTCTTCGCGGTGAACACCGTGTCGCCGAACCATGAGGGCGGCGACGCGAGCAGCGCCCGGCCTTCCAGCATCTCGAGCCAGGTGGCGGGATCGAGTGCTGCGCGCAGGGCCTCGCCCGGTTGCAGGACGACGGTATCGGGCAGTCGGTCGAGAGTGAGGGGGGACATGGGCGCCTTCGGGAGTTGGTGCACTCATCGTAGGAATTCGCGCGCCCGGAAAACAGGCACACGCCCAAGCGATTCGCACCGGAACAGCGGTGATCGCGGCGCATCTGTTATGGTCGTTTTCCTTCGCAACTGCATCTGTTTTTGGATGCGCGACAGGGAGAGCATTGAGGCCATGGATTCGCTACCGCTCTATCGCCAGCTTGCCGCGCACTACGTGGACGCGATTCACACCGGCTCGCTCAAGC
This genomic window from Variovorax paradoxus contains:
- the otsB gene encoding trehalose-phosphatase, coding for MPMSSQLPPPLGRDTALFLDFDGTLVALAPTPEAIEIPSALVALLEDLREQLGGALAVVSGRQIDAIDRFLAPLRLPAAGEHGVQRRDSQGRMQEQHAPDLVPILDVANELARVHEGLLVERKHAAIALHYRLAPQLEAVCRDAMSRAITGRPLLELLHGKFVFEVKPVGVNKGLAIEAFMNEAPFAGRLPVFAGDDTTDESGFAVVQPRGGVGIKVGSGPSLALHRLESPRAVYEWLVQLRDQLAAPAHKKNGESPRSDG
- a CDS encoding glycoside hydrolase family 15 protein; translation: MSELQLSKAPEDRAGISLSGAAGPADQAPVDPHAAASAVPRGFGAPAEPSLNVGVIGNCAYSALIDARGRAVWCCLPRFDGDPVFNALLHPGEDAGAWAIEIEDFASSKQWYEPNTAVLRTQLFDSAGQGIEITDFAPRFYSRSRYFRPLMMVRRVRPIAGAPRIRVALDPRFQWGASAPLEVTRGSNHIRYVGPDVTLRLNTDASISHILSRQPFVLSREYNFMFGVDETLLEGIADTARSFEQETISYWRTWSKRLAIPFEYQDAVIRAAITLKLSLYEDTGAIVAAMTTSIPEAPGSQRNWDYRYCWLRDAFFVVRALNSLSEVGTMEDYLRWLGNVVIGSHGEHIQPLYGIGLERELPESMVDNLQGYRGMGPVRVGNQAQEHFQHDVYGNIVLGAAQAFHDHRLLARAGVAEFPHLEAVGEQAVRVYGTPDAGMWELRTRARVHTSSALMSWAACDRLAKIARALALPERAAYWHGHAARMKEEILAKSWCEERQAFAESFGGHELDASILLMVEVGLIDARDPRFISTVDAMEKSLCDGPYMRRYEAADDFGKPETAFNICTFWRIDALAKIGRKAEARQIFETMLAARNPLGLLSEDTHPVTGEMWGNFPQTYSMVGIINAAVRLSAPWDSCI
- the otsA gene encoding alpha,alpha-trehalose-phosphate synthase (UDP-forming); translation: MSRLVVVSNRVADPRKPAAGGLAVALGESLQQSGGLWFGWSGQIVENGPTGEGELHMQQAGKVTLATIDLSREDHDSYYLGYSNDVLWPVFHNRLDLAHFDAGFIGGYRRVNQLFARKLKPMLKDDDVIWIHDYHLMPLAAELRGMGCRQRIGFFLHIPLPPQIIIAAVPQHEWLMRSLFAYDLIGFQAQQDVQHFEHYVRNEAHGEYLGDEMYRAYGQTVRCSAFPIGIDVDEFAALTHAKESRDMFETMKREYSQRRLLLGIDRLDYSKGIPQRVRAFRELLANYPENRRSATLIQIASPTRETVDAYGDIRRELESLCGAINGDYGELDWMPVRYIHRMVARKRVPGLCRAAAVGLVTPLRDGMNLVAKEYIAAQDPADPGVLVLSRFAGAAEQLKEALLVNPYDTHGTAETVQQALQMPLEERRERHQKLLSRIREQDIHWWRRGFLEALRHAASQR